Proteins from a single region of Oryza brachyantha chromosome 6, ObraRS2, whole genome shotgun sequence:
- the LOC102711897 gene encoding uncharacterized protein LOC102711897 has product SLFARFQILRARKRPKSLAPFVPNRVVEREKGRQEARRIKKGETVEIAARSMDKVEAAATAEEDEEDGDVAGEEAGPWPVEALPEPPDDAGPVGWPMPEFCPLTIDGAVKESFLEALRKDAEEQALRDAEARSPESRPSSSKRQRAGTASPPQPSSSRSPYRNILQVFQQCKQDVA; this is encoded by the exons TCGCTTTTCGCCCGATTTCAAATCCTTCGCGCACGAAAGCGGCCGAAAAGTCTCGCCCCGTTCGTTCCAAACCGCGTCGTCGAGCGCGAGAAAGGAAGGCAGGAGGCGAGGAGAATCAAGAAGGGGGAAACGGTGGAGATCGCCGCGAGATCCATG GACAAGgttgaggcggcggcgacggcggaggaggatgaggaggacgGTGATGTCGCCGGGGAAGAGGCGGGTCCGTGGCCGGTGGAGGCCCTCCCGGAGCCCCCCGACGACGCCGGCCCCGTCGGGTGGCCCATGCCGGAGTTCTGCCCTCTCACG ATCGACGGGGCCGTGAAGGAGTCGTTCTTGGAGGCCCTGCGGAAGGACGCGGAGGAGCAGGCGCTGCGGGACGCGGAGGCGCGGAGCCCGGAGTCGCGGCCGTCGAGCAGCAAGCGCCAGCGCGCCggcaccgcctcgccgccgcagccctCGTCGTCCAGGAGCCCCTACCGCAACATCCTGCAGGTGTTCCAGCAGTGCAAGCAGGACGTCGCTTGA